One bacterium genomic window carries:
- a CDS encoding acyl-CoA synthetase, giving the protein MEFSFAEVHEAIADAVPEREVIVFRDRRFTYEQLRNRSRRLANYLLSRGLKVHRDRSELQGHESGQCHLALYLYNGNEYLEGMLGAFKARLGPLNVNYRYVEEELLYLFRDSQARAVIYHAEFAPNIARLRDQLPQLEVLIQVADDSGNELLEGAVDYEEALASSSADLPDIQPSPDDLYLLYTGGTTGMPKGVLWRSADIYCAAMGGRKVDHSEFESLEEVKQATAFGADMRALVGPPMMHGAAQWVSFIGMGVGGTLIFGSENKKLDPKDFLTVAARERVNTIMIVGDAFARPILDEIEAGDYDLSSLRIVGSGGAALSTANKKAFLELLPDVTIMDSIGSSETGAQASNPSTKDSGVSTGAFKPNAWACVVSAEIDRVLQPEDRDMGWFAQTGRVPLGYLGDPEKTAKTFPTIGGVRYAVPGDRARYAADGSIEVLGRDSVTINSGGEKIFAEEVEQALKQHPEVFDTVVAGRPSERWGNEVVAIVQLREGSSIGDVELLEEAARHIARYKLPKVFVYKDRIQRSPSGKADYRWAKEQATGPEQGK; this is encoded by the coding sequence ATGGAATTCAGCTTTGCAGAAGTGCACGAGGCGATTGCCGACGCGGTTCCCGAGCGCGAGGTGATCGTATTTCGCGATCGGCGCTTTACCTACGAGCAGTTGCGGAATCGCAGTCGACGTCTGGCGAACTACTTGCTGAGCCGCGGGCTGAAGGTCCATCGGGATCGCAGCGAACTCCAGGGTCACGAGTCCGGGCAGTGCCACCTGGCGCTCTACCTCTACAACGGCAACGAGTACCTCGAAGGCATGCTCGGCGCGTTCAAGGCGCGGTTGGGCCCGCTGAATGTGAACTATCGCTACGTGGAAGAGGAACTGCTCTATCTGTTCAGGGACAGTCAGGCGCGGGCGGTGATCTACCACGCCGAGTTCGCGCCGAACATCGCCCGTCTGCGCGATCAGCTTCCACAACTCGAAGTTCTGATCCAGGTCGCCGACGATTCGGGCAACGAACTTCTGGAGGGAGCGGTGGATTACGAGGAGGCGCTGGCTTCTTCCTCAGCGGATCTACCCGATATCCAGCCTTCTCCTGACGATCTCTACCTGCTGTACACCGGCGGTACGACGGGCATGCCCAAGGGCGTGCTCTGGCGTTCGGCCGACATCTACTGCGCAGCCATGGGTGGGCGCAAGGTCGACCACAGTGAGTTCGAGTCACTGGAAGAGGTCAAGCAGGCGACTGCGTTCGGAGCGGACATGCGCGCGCTAGTCGGTCCACCGATGATGCACGGAGCGGCGCAGTGGGTCAGCTTCATCGGGATGGGCGTCGGAGGGACGCTGATCTTCGGAAGTGAGAACAAGAAGCTCGATCCAAAGGACTTCCTGACGGTTGCCGCGCGCGAGCGCGTCAATACGATCATGATCGTAGGCGACGCGTTTGCCCGACCGATCCTGGACGAAATCGAGGCGGGGGACTACGACCTGTCGAGTCTGCGAATCGTCGGGTCGGGCGGTGCGGCACTTTCTACCGCGAACAAGAAAGCCTTTCTCGAGCTTCTGCCCGATGTGACCATCATGGATTCGATCGGTTCCTCGGAAACCGGAGCTCAGGCCAGCAATCCCAGTACCAAGGACTCCGGGGTCTCGACCGGAGCCTTCAAGCCGAATGCCTGGGCCTGCGTCGTTTCTGCCGAGATCGATCGCGTTCTTCAGCCGGAGGACCGCGACATGGGCTGGTTTGCTCAAACGGGTCGGGTACCACTGGGCTATCTGGGGGATCCGGAGAAGACCGCCAAGACCTTTCCAACGATCGGGGGCGTGCGCTACGCGGTACCCGGAGACCGGGCGCGTTACGCCGCCGACGGTTCGATCGAGGTGCTCGGTCGAGACTCCGTCACGATCAACTCCGGTGGCGAGAAGATCTTCGCTGAAGAGGTCGAGCAAGCCCTCAAGCAACACCCCGAGGTGTTCGACACCGTGGTCGCGGGGCGTCCCAGCGAGCGCTGGGGAAACGAGGTCGTGGCGATCGTGCAATTGCGGGAGGGGTCGAGCATCGGCGATGTCGAGTTGCTCGAAGAAGCCGCGCGGCATATCGCGCGTTACAAACTCCCCAAGGTGTTTGTGTACAAGGACCGCATCCAGCGCAGTCCGAGTGGCAAGGCCGACTATCGCTGGGCGAAGGAACAGGCGACCGGCCCCGAACAAGGGAAATAG
- the frdA gene encoding fumarate reductase (quinol) flavoprotein subunit, with the protein MEVIKTDVAILGAGGGGLRAAIAVAESDPSLHIALISKVYPMRSHTVAAEGGAAGVAQDIDTLDNHFNDTVSGGDWLCDQDMVDMFVKEAPRQLTRIEQWGCPWSRDDDGGVSVRKFGGMKIARTWYAADKTGFHMLHTLFQTSIQFESIRRFDEYYATDLIVDDGRCQGVVAIEMRTGQMKLFIAKSVIMAAGGAGQIFPFTTNGGIKTADGMGMAYRAGVPLRDMEFIQYHPTGLPGTGILLTEGCRGEGGVLRNKDGYRYLQDYEMGPETPLGDPQPKTMELGPRDRLSQAFYHEQKKGRTVETQFGDCVLLDMTHLGEKKIEDRLPMVRMLAKTYIGVDMVDEPVPVRPVVHYTMGGIKTDLTGATPMPGLYSVGECASSGLHGANRLGSNSLTELTVMGLKCGESAAEFAKEKAGQANESVLLKQAADAEERVFSWVRKTDGDERPVTIKKEMHETMEEGVGIYRDDASSRATCAKIAELRERYGNVKLEDRSNVYNTDLFSVLELGNLLDVAQTLAEGAVARTESRGAHQRLDYPERDDENFLKHTLAHYNGKDTPRIEYEPVVITRSQPAVRSYGGKTEDV; encoded by the coding sequence ATGGAAGTAATCAAGACCGATGTCGCAATCCTCGGCGCTGGCGGAGGCGGTCTGCGCGCTGCGATTGCAGTGGCCGAGTCTGATCCGTCGCTACACATTGCGTTGATTTCCAAGGTCTACCCGATGCGCAGCCACACGGTTGCAGCGGAGGGCGGCGCCGCCGGTGTGGCCCAGGACATCGACACACTGGATAACCACTTCAACGATACGGTCTCCGGTGGTGACTGGCTGTGCGACCAGGACATGGTCGACATGTTCGTGAAGGAAGCACCGCGCCAGCTGACACGCATCGAACAATGGGGCTGTCCCTGGAGCCGAGATGACGATGGCGGCGTATCCGTGCGCAAGTTCGGTGGCATGAAGATCGCGCGAACCTGGTACGCCGCGGATAAGACCGGCTTTCACATGCTGCACACACTGTTTCAGACCTCGATCCAGTTCGAGTCGATCCGGCGTTTCGACGAGTACTACGCAACCGACCTGATCGTCGACGACGGGCGCTGTCAGGGAGTGGTGGCGATCGAGATGCGCACGGGCCAGATGAAACTCTTCATCGCCAAGTCGGTCATCATGGCGGCCGGTGGCGCGGGTCAGATTTTCCCGTTTACCACCAACGGAGGCATCAAGACGGCCGACGGCATGGGCATGGCCTATCGAGCGGGCGTGCCGCTGCGCGACATGGAATTCATTCAGTACCACCCGACGGGGCTTCCGGGTACGGGCATTCTGCTGACCGAAGGCTGTCGCGGCGAAGGCGGGGTACTTCGCAACAAGGACGGCTATCGCTATCTCCAGGACTACGAAATGGGTCCGGAAACTCCGCTCGGTGATCCCCAACCCAAGACGATGGAACTCGGGCCCCGCGACCGCCTCAGCCAGGCCTTCTACCACGAGCAGAAGAAGGGCCGGACAGTCGAAACCCAGTTCGGCGACTGCGTCCTGTTGGACATGACGCACCTGGGCGAGAAGAAGATCGAAGATCGGCTTCCGATGGTGCGGATGCTGGCCAAGACCTATATCGGTGTCGACATGGTGGACGAACCCGTTCCCGTACGGCCCGTCGTGCATTACACGATGGGAGGCATCAAGACAGATCTCACCGGAGCGACCCCCATGCCGGGCCTCTATTCAGTGGGCGAATGTGCCAGCAGCGGGCTGCACGGAGCCAATCGACTCGGATCGAACTCGCTCACGGAACTGACGGTCATGGGCTTGAAGTGTGGAGAGAGCGCTGCCGAGTTCGCGAAGGAAAAGGCGGGCCAGGCGAACGAATCCGTGTTGTTGAAACAAGCCGCAGACGCGGAAGAACGTGTCTTCTCCTGGGTGCGCAAGACCGATGGCGATGAGCGCCCGGTCACCATCAAGAAGGAAATGCACGAGACCATGGAGGAAGGTGTCGGCATCTATCGCGACGACGCGTCCAGCCGAGCCACCTGCGCGAAGATTGCCGAACTGCGTGAACGCTACGGGAACGTGAAATTGGAAGACCGGAGCAACGTCTACAACACCGATCTCTTCTCCGTGTTGGAACTGGGCAATCTTCTGGACGTCGCCCAGACACTGGCGGAAGGCGCCGTCGCACGCACGGAAAGCCGCGGCGCCCATCAGCGCCTGGACTATCCGGAACGCGACGATGAGAACT